The Microbacterium trichothecenolyticum sequence TTGTCGGCGGCATCTCGATCGCCGCCCAGACGGTTCAGGGTGAACTCCTCGGTGTGCACCATGCCGGGCGCGATCTCGATGACGCGCAGCGGCTCGCCGTTCAGCTCTTGGCGCAGAGCGCGCACGAGCATCGCTTCGCCGGCTTTGGCGGCGTTGTAACCCGCGCCACCGGGGTAGGCGACCTGCGCCGCCGTCGAGGTGACGAACAACAGATCGGCGTGCCCCTCGCGGTCGGCCGCCGCGCGGAGCACGGGAAGCAGGGATGCCACCAATCTCTGCGACGACAGGATGTTCGCCTCAAACATCCACCGCCAGTCGTCGGGGTCGCCGTCTTCGACCCGATCGCTCCCCCGGGCGCCACCGGCCACGTGCACGAGGGCGTCGACGCCACCGGTCCGCTCGAGCCATCCGGCGAGGGCGGCGACGTCGTCGGCGTCGGTGAGATCGGCCGCGTGGGCGATCACGCCGGTCTCGGCTTCGAGGGCCGCCAAGCGGGAGGCGCGGCGGGCGACGCCCACCACGTCCCACCCGCGGGCGCGCAAAAGCCGCGCGGTCGCCTCTCCGATACCCGAACTTGCCCCGGTCACCACTGCGCGTCGCGTCATGGCATCCACGCTACCCGCCCCCTCGGACACGGCCGGCATCCGCGGTATTACGGCCCGTGTCCGCGCCGGTTGTCGGTGTCGGCGGGTGTCTCTACGCTCGCAGCAGGCCACGGCGACCGCCCCGGCCACCCGACCTGAGGAGCAGCCATGTCGGCATCCGAGAACTGGCGTTTCGAGACCAAGCAGATCCACACGGGCGCTCAGCCCGACCCGGTCACCAAAGCGCGCGCCACGCCGATCTACCAGACCACCTCGTACGTGTTCGACAACGCCACGCACGCCGCGAACCTGTTCGCGCTCGCGGAGTTCGGCAACATCTACACGCGCATCCAGAACCCCACGCAAGACGTCGTCGAG is a genomic window containing:
- a CDS encoding SDR family oxidoreductase, giving the protein MTRRAVVTGASSGIGEATARLLRARGWDVVGVARRASRLAALEAETGVIAHAADLTDADDVAALAGWLERTGGVDALVHVAGGARGSDRVEDGDPDDWRWMFEANILSSQRLVASLLPVLRAAADREGHADLLFVTSTAAQVAYPGGAGYNAAKAGEAMLVRALRQELNGEPLRVIEIAPGMVHTEEFTLNRLGGDRDAADKLYEGVEAPLKADDVADVIAYALDAPGHVNLDLVTVRPVAQSAQHLLARGPLKTR